The proteins below are encoded in one region of Geomonas ferrireducens:
- a CDS encoding DUF294 nucleotidyltransferase-like domain-containing protein, with amino-acid sequence MPHQIFPPEPSDGELLEELLGEVRAYLPLLDREEMKLLLSGLVQRTSDELGRFRICSGREENLVERVKTETDYAALLSLHEELNALEMERFLSFYSVPSLHENCTWYRDALARRALELVAAEFPSPPPVPFALISMGSDGREEQTLITDQDYLIVYADDGGEEADRYFAEYSRILVERLAEIGFKKCTGGIMPSNDNWRGSISQWQRRLHAIVRYEAEDYGKNLMDLIVLSDARYVAGDEELAGRLVSLIRSLLQDYFMALWGMAKAATEMKLALGFLKRFWTEGSGEHKGAFNLKLLAWAPLVMNVRILAINQAIPATSTVRRIELLEQEHSFSANMARGLVAAYRILTKHRILLQIKVIKGIQKDAYYLNPYSLPSDERERMRQALLLIEDLQKTIHTNFSIL; translated from the coding sequence ATGCCGCATCAGATCTTCCCACCGGAGCCAAGCGACGGGGAACTCCTCGAGGAGTTGCTGGGGGAGGTGCGCGCCTACCTGCCGCTTCTGGACCGCGAGGAGATGAAGCTCCTCCTCTCCGGGCTGGTGCAGCGGACTTCGGATGAACTCGGCAGATTCAGGATCTGCTCCGGACGAGAGGAGAACCTGGTCGAGCGGGTAAAAACCGAGACCGATTACGCCGCACTGCTAAGCCTCCATGAGGAGCTGAACGCCCTCGAGATGGAGCGTTTCCTAAGCTTCTACTCCGTCCCCTCGCTGCACGAAAACTGCACCTGGTACCGCGACGCCCTCGCCCGGCGGGCTCTCGAGCTCGTTGCGGCCGAGTTCCCCTCCCCGCCGCCGGTCCCCTTCGCCCTGATCAGCATGGGAAGTGACGGGCGTGAGGAGCAGACCCTCATCACCGACCAGGATTACCTCATCGTCTACGCCGACGATGGGGGTGAGGAGGCGGACCGGTACTTCGCCGAGTACAGCCGGATCCTCGTCGAAAGACTTGCCGAGATCGGCTTCAAGAAGTGCACCGGCGGGATCATGCCCTCCAACGACAACTGGCGCGGCTCAATCTCGCAGTGGCAGCGCCGCCTGCACGCCATCGTGCGCTACGAGGCCGAGGACTACGGCAAGAACCTCATGGACCTGATCGTCCTCTCCGACGCCAGGTACGTGGCGGGAGACGAGGAACTTGCCGGCCGGTTGGTCTCCCTGATCCGCTCCCTTTTGCAGGACTACTTCATGGCGCTTTGGGGGATGGCCAAGGCGGCCACCGAGATGAAGCTCGCCCTCGGATTTCTCAAGCGTTTCTGGACCGAGGGAAGCGGCGAGCACAAGGGGGCCTTCAACCTGAAGCTCCTCGCCTGGGCGCCGCTCGTGATGAACGTGCGCATCCTGGCGATCAACCAGGCGATCCCTGCCACCTCGACGGTGCGAAGGATCGAGCTTCTGGAGCAGGAACACAGCTTCTCGGCCAACATGGCGCGCGGGCTCGTCGCGGCCTACCGCATCCTCACCAAGCACCGCATCCTGCTCCAGATAAAGGTCATCAAGGGGATCCAGAAGGACGCCTACTACCTGAACCCGTACTCGCTCCCTTCAGACGAGCGGGAGCGGATGCGGCAGGCGCTCCTTCTGATCGAGGACTTGCAAAAGACGATACACACGAACTTCTCCATACTCTAG
- a CDS encoding solute symporter family protein: MTIKKIFIAASLALSVAAAAYAEEQKAPAAGAAPAMSAPATQGAPAATAAAPAPNAAASVATPAPAKPAPAKKELKTNRTITIGMFLVIIAITMGVVVWAAKQTKTASDFYAAGGGITGTQNGWAIAGDYMSAASFLGISGLISLYGYDGFMYSVGWLVAYITVLLIVAEPCRNAGKYTLGDILSFRTSPKPVRAFAAISTVAVSTFYLTAQMVGAGKLMALLIGIPYKMSIIGVGILMVGYVVFGGMVATTWVQIIKAGLLMAGAFLLSVLVMVKAGFNPIGFFSTIVASPEIQDHVSKLVLKDGVILSGVDAGQRFLEPGLYLKNPLDQISLGMALVLGTAGMPHILMRFFTVPTAQAARKSVIIAMFIIGGFYILTTLLGFGAAIHLTPQGITSVDPGGNMATLMLAQQMGADIAPIVGDLFLAFLCAVAFATILAVVSGLVLAASAAIAHDIYVNVIKDGHADQHEQVFAARLTSFVVGACGIMIGLAAEKQNVAHLVALAFAVAASGNLPVVILSLFWRKFNTAGVISGLLVGTVASIALVMVSPNMTYPKVVAEGAKKVIVAMEKKQAALPAGQSLTEKDAKALAKAKVDAQQTGTSMVGLDKPLFTLKNPGLISIPLGFMAAILGALAFPNRRSEDMFDEVYVRQNTGLGMAKAVEH; this comes from the coding sequence ATGACCATCAAGAAGATATTCATAGCAGCCAGCTTGGCCCTCTCGGTAGCCGCAGCCGCCTACGCTGAAGAGCAGAAGGCACCGGCAGCCGGCGCAGCCCCGGCGATGAGCGCACCTGCAACCCAGGGAGCACCCGCCGCGACGGCCGCAGCACCCGCGCCCAACGCAGCCGCTTCAGTGGCCACACCTGCCCCCGCCAAACCGGCACCGGCAAAGAAAGAACTTAAAACGAACAGGACCATCACCATCGGGATGTTCCTCGTCATCATCGCCATCACCATGGGGGTCGTCGTCTGGGCCGCCAAGCAGACGAAGACCGCATCGGACTTCTACGCGGCGGGGGGCGGCATCACGGGAACCCAGAACGGCTGGGCCATCGCCGGCGACTACATGTCGGCAGCCTCCTTCCTCGGTATTTCCGGCCTCATCTCGCTGTACGGCTATGACGGCTTCATGTACTCGGTCGGCTGGCTGGTTGCCTACATCACCGTGCTCCTGATCGTTGCGGAGCCCTGCCGTAACGCGGGCAAGTACACCCTTGGCGACATCCTCTCCTTCAGGACTTCGCCCAAGCCGGTGCGCGCCTTCGCCGCCATCTCCACGGTCGCCGTCTCCACCTTCTACCTCACCGCCCAGATGGTCGGTGCGGGGAAACTGATGGCCCTTCTGATCGGCATCCCCTACAAGATGTCCATCATCGGCGTCGGTATCCTGATGGTCGGGTACGTCGTCTTCGGCGGCATGGTCGCCACCACCTGGGTCCAGATCATAAAGGCGGGCCTCCTCATGGCCGGCGCCTTCCTGCTCTCCGTCCTGGTCATGGTCAAGGCCGGCTTCAACCCGATCGGCTTCTTCTCCACCATCGTGGCTAGCCCGGAGATCCAGGACCACGTATCCAAGTTGGTGCTCAAAGACGGCGTCATCCTCTCCGGCGTGGACGCAGGCCAGCGCTTCCTCGAACCCGGCCTTTACTTGAAGAACCCGCTTGACCAGATCTCCCTCGGTATGGCACTCGTGCTCGGCACCGCCGGCATGCCGCACATCCTCATGCGCTTCTTCACCGTGCCGACCGCACAGGCCGCACGTAAATCCGTCATCATCGCGATGTTCATCATCGGCGGCTTCTACATCCTGACCACGCTGCTCGGCTTCGGTGCCGCTATCCACCTCACCCCGCAGGGGATCACCTCGGTAGACCCGGGTGGCAACATGGCGACCCTGATGCTGGCTCAGCAGATGGGTGCCGACATCGCCCCGATCGTCGGCGACCTCTTCCTCGCCTTCCTGTGCGCCGTCGCCTTCGCCACCATCCTTGCCGTGGTCTCCGGCCTGGTACTCGCGGCCTCCGCGGCCATCGCCCACGACATCTACGTGAACGTGATCAAGGACGGCCACGCCGACCAGCACGAGCAGGTCTTCGCGGCTCGTCTCACCTCCTTCGTGGTAGGCGCCTGCGGCATCATGATCGGCCTCGCCGCAGAGAAGCAGAACGTCGCCCACCTGGTGGCGCTGGCCTTCGCGGTCGCCGCCTCCGGCAACCTGCCGGTCGTCATCCTCTCACTGTTCTGGAGGAAGTTCAACACCGCCGGCGTCATCTCCGGCCTCCTGGTCGGCACCGTCGCCTCCATCGCCCTGGTGATGGTATCCCCCAACATGACCTACCCGAAAGTGGTCGCCGAAGGCGCCAAGAAGGTGATCGTGGCCATGGAGAAGAAACAGGCGGCACTCCCGGCAGGCCAGAGCCTCACCGAGAAGGACGCGAAGGCGCTCGCCAAGGCCAAAGTGGACGCACAGCAGACCGGCACCTCGATGGTAGGCCTCGACAAGCCGCTCTTCACCCTGAAGAACCCGGGCCTCATCTCCATCCCGCTCGGCTTCATGGCCGCCATCCTGGGCGCCCTCGCCTTCCCGAACAGGCGTTCCGAAGATATGTTCGACGAGGTCTACGTCCGCCAGAACACCGGTTTGGGTATGGCTAAGGCAGTCGAGCACTAG
- a CDS encoding DUF485 domain-containing protein, translated as MAERQYDWKAIAKNPKFVELHHKKTAFLFGWWIFSCVYYFLLPIGAAYTPGLFKVKIIGVVNFGYIFALSQFFVSWGIALYYSHVANKDFDRLTRELIDELHL; from the coding sequence ATGGCAGAAAGACAGTACGACTGGAAAGCAATTGCAAAGAATCCTAAATTCGTGGAATTACATCACAAGAAGACGGCCTTCCTTTTCGGATGGTGGATTTTCTCCTGCGTGTACTATTTCCTGCTCCCCATCGGGGCGGCGTACACACCGGGGCTCTTCAAGGTCAAGATCATCGGCGTAGTCAACTTCGGGTACATTTTCGCGCTTTCCCAGTTCTTCGTCTCCTGGGGGATTGCACTCTACTACTCGCATGTCGCCAACAAGGACTTTGACCGGTTGACCAGGGAACTGATCGACGAATTACATCTCTAG
- a CDS encoding sigma-54-dependent transcriptional regulator, translated as MTKKRVMLVDNEEGLCRMMEAVLSDNGYQVSAFTRSFEAAESFQAGQWDLLVTDIKMPGMDGLELLQKVKQKDPAIPVIMVTAYATVEMSIQALRKGAYDMLTKPFEPEELLYRVKNALQHTRLMEENRELREELVGRFNFGNIIGASKALKEVLERVEKLAVRDTSVLITGESGTGKELIAQAIHYNSPRKEKKFVAINCGALPASLLESELFGYKKGAFTGAAENRRGLLETADGGTLFLDEVGNLPMTVQKTLLRFLQEQEFNRLGDPTPTKVDVRVLSATNADMKQAVKAGEFREDLFYRLNVVNIQLPPLRERRDDIALIAAHFISLQNAKFGTHIKGLAHDAMEAAVDFSWPGNIRQLKNVIEACIAMESSDYITLPVLSQFIEVIPSEGGAEAAADEGDYSRALMRFETEYLRGLLRKNQGNVEAAAKEAGTNMATIYRKIKKYGIRKEEYNS; from the coding sequence ATGACGAAAAAACGGGTGATGTTGGTCGACAACGAGGAGGGGCTTTGCCGCATGATGGAGGCGGTTCTCTCCGACAACGGCTACCAGGTCTCCGCGTTCACGAGGAGCTTCGAGGCGGCCGAGTCCTTTCAGGCCGGGCAGTGGGACCTCCTCGTCACCGACATCAAGATGCCGGGGATGGACGGGCTCGAGCTCCTGCAGAAGGTGAAACAGAAGGACCCGGCCATCCCGGTGATCATGGTCACCGCCTACGCCACGGTGGAGATGTCCATCCAGGCCCTGAGAAAGGGGGCCTACGACATGCTCACCAAGCCGTTTGAGCCCGAAGAGCTTTTGTACCGGGTGAAGAACGCGCTGCAGCACACCCGGCTCATGGAGGAGAACCGCGAACTGCGCGAGGAACTCGTCGGGCGCTTCAACTTCGGCAACATCATCGGCGCATCTAAGGCCTTAAAGGAGGTCCTCGAGCGGGTGGAGAAGCTCGCCGTGCGCGACACCTCGGTGCTCATCACCGGCGAGTCGGGAACCGGCAAGGAGCTCATCGCCCAGGCGATCCACTACAACTCACCCAGGAAGGAGAAGAAGTTCGTCGCCATCAACTGCGGCGCCCTCCCCGCCTCGCTTTTGGAGAGCGAGCTCTTCGGCTACAAGAAGGGGGCCTTCACCGGCGCCGCCGAGAACCGGCGCGGCCTTCTGGAGACTGCCGACGGCGGGACACTTTTTCTCGACGAGGTGGGGAACCTCCCCATGACGGTGCAGAAGACGCTGCTGCGCTTTCTCCAGGAGCAGGAGTTCAACCGCCTGGGAGACCCCACCCCCACCAAGGTCGACGTGCGCGTACTCTCCGCAACCAACGCGGACATGAAACAGGCGGTGAAGGCGGGAGAGTTCCGCGAGGACCTCTTCTACCGCCTGAACGTGGTCAACATACAGCTGCCTCCGCTCAGGGAGCGACGCGACGACATAGCGCTCATCGCCGCCCACTTCATCTCGCTGCAAAACGCCAAGTTCGGCACCCACATAAAGGGGCTCGCCCACGACGCCATGGAGGCGGCGGTTGATTTTTCCTGGCCCGGCAACATCCGCCAGCTGAAGAACGTGATCGAGGCCTGCATCGCCATGGAAAGCAGCGACTACATCACCCTGCCGGTGCTCTCCCAGTTCATCGAGGTGATCCCTTCCGAAGGGGGCGCCGAGGCAGCGGCCGATGAAGGGGACTACTCGAGGGCGCTCATGCGTTTCGAGACCGAATACCTAAGAGGCCTCTTGCGCAAGAACCAGGGGAACGTGGAGGCCGCCGCCAAGGAAGCGGGGACCAACATGGCCACCATCTACCGCAAGATCAAGAAGTACGGCATCAGGAAAGAGGAGTACAACAGCTAG
- a CDS encoding cache domain-containing protein produces MQRYLFDFINNLKLRWKMVVLVLPLVIIPIFLVGGIIGYISTKQAYLGITQTSKDDLQHMASFTVDLLNSHYQQFQVYKQDKEKSFHDELQTVTELAYNVVKSQQNLQKTGRMDLKTAQREARNALLKVNVGKTGYIYAMDSRGELKVHVAQEGANVFDSRDESGRYFIREMIEKAKRSKTGEILYIVYPWKNAALGDKTLRKKMVAYRYFKEWDWIIAAGGYLEETYEDVAFERRSFEALKEKIKSKKVGKTGYIYAMDTSGNFMIHPTGEGKNFLNATDSNGQHFIKEMCERKNGWIRYPWKNKGDEAPRMKIVRYEYFEPWNWIVAVGSYEEEFYQEANAIKGRILESMVVLTILVSVLAVFMVLLASRVMTEPISRMIEVIRRVKMGRLDETMPVDSEDELGELATAFNRMTKIIKHNKELEANLAQQGKMASLGVLSSGVAHEINNPLGVILGYAAYIEKKLTPEDPNYKFIHEIKRESKRCKKIVQDLLSYARTPQPVLEETNVNDLLEQIVDFAANHTDMHHVTVQKSFDLSLPRVMVDGDQLRQVAINLILNAGAAMQRGGELVVSTAAVGDEWVCLRFRDNGAGISPEHIEKIFEPFFTTKVKGTGLGLAITKQIVEQHHGKIEITSEMGVGTTVEVKLPINRDEYC; encoded by the coding sequence GTGCAGAGATACCTCTTCGACTTCATCAACAACCTGAAGCTGCGCTGGAAGATGGTGGTTCTGGTGCTCCCCCTTGTGATCATCCCCATCTTCCTCGTGGGTGGGATCATCGGTTATATCTCGACCAAGCAGGCCTACCTCGGCATCACCCAGACCAGCAAGGACGACCTGCAGCACATGGCCTCCTTCACGGTCGACCTTCTGAACTCCCACTACCAGCAATTCCAGGTCTACAAGCAGGACAAGGAGAAATCCTTCCACGACGAGCTGCAGACGGTCACCGAACTTGCCTACAACGTCGTGAAGAGCCAGCAGAACCTCCAGAAAACCGGACGGATGGACCTGAAGACGGCCCAGCGCGAGGCGCGCAACGCCCTCTTGAAAGTGAACGTCGGGAAGACCGGCTACATCTACGCCATGGACAGCCGCGGCGAACTGAAGGTGCACGTGGCGCAGGAGGGGGCAAACGTCTTCGACAGCCGCGACGAAAGCGGGCGCTACTTCATCAGGGAGATGATCGAAAAGGCGAAACGCTCGAAGACCGGCGAGATCCTGTATATCGTCTACCCCTGGAAAAACGCGGCGCTCGGGGACAAGACGCTGAGAAAGAAGATGGTGGCGTACCGCTACTTCAAGGAATGGGACTGGATCATCGCCGCCGGCGGCTACCTCGAGGAGACCTACGAGGACGTCGCCTTCGAGCGGCGCTCATTCGAGGCGCTCAAGGAGAAGATCAAGAGCAAGAAGGTGGGCAAGACCGGCTACATCTACGCCATGGACACCTCGGGGAACTTCATGATCCACCCCACCGGGGAGGGGAAGAACTTCCTGAACGCCACCGACTCGAACGGGCAGCACTTCATAAAGGAGATGTGCGAAAGGAAAAACGGCTGGATCCGCTACCCCTGGAAGAACAAGGGGGACGAGGCGCCCCGCATGAAGATCGTGCGCTACGAGTACTTCGAGCCGTGGAACTGGATCGTTGCGGTGGGGTCCTACGAGGAGGAGTTCTACCAGGAGGCGAACGCGATCAAGGGTCGCATCCTCGAGAGCATGGTGGTGCTCACCATCCTCGTTTCGGTGCTGGCGGTGTTCATGGTGCTTTTGGCCTCACGCGTTATGACCGAGCCGATCAGCCGGATGATCGAGGTGATCAGGAGGGTCAAGATGGGGCGGCTGGACGAAACCATGCCGGTGGACTCGGAAGACGAACTGGGCGAACTGGCCACCGCCTTCAACCGCATGACCAAGATCATCAAGCACAACAAGGAGCTCGAGGCAAACCTCGCCCAGCAGGGGAAAATGGCGTCGCTCGGCGTCCTCTCATCCGGTGTGGCGCACGAGATCAACAACCCGCTCGGCGTAATCCTGGGCTACGCCGCCTACATCGAGAAGAAGCTGACGCCTGAGGACCCGAACTACAAGTTCATCCACGAGATCAAGCGCGAGAGCAAGCGCTGCAAAAAGATCGTTCAAGACCTCCTCTCCTACGCCCGGACCCCGCAGCCGGTACTGGAGGAGACCAACGTGAACGACCTTCTGGAGCAGATCGTCGACTTCGCGGCGAACCACACCGACATGCATCACGTGACGGTGCAAAAGAGCTTTGACCTCTCCCTGCCGCGCGTCATGGTCGACGGCGACCAACTGCGCCAGGTGGCCATAAACCTGATCCTGAACGCTGGCGCCGCCATGCAGAGAGGGGGCGAGCTCGTGGTGAGCACCGCCGCAGTGGGAGACGAATGGGTTTGCCTCAGGTTCCGCGACAACGGCGCGGGAATCTCGCCCGAGCACATCGAGAAGATCTTCGAACCCTTCTTCACCACCAAGGTCAAGGGGACCGGCCTCGGTCTCGCGATAACCAAGCAGATCGTGGAGCAGCATCACGGCAAGATCGAGATCACCAGCGAGATGGGGGTCGGCACCACCGTCGAGGTGAAGCTTCCCATCAACAGGGACGAATACTGCTAG
- a CDS encoding DUF2156 domain-containing protein: MEIPQYPGSRGITLEDKSLLDRLFSELQPRVSELTFANLYLFRKAHEYRLTRVGDAVLALGRGYDGTPYFLPPFGGDVNAAALKLLDEGITLYGADDAFLARHLPSERFEAVPDRNNFDYLHVKEEMAQLSGKLYHKKKNRVNYFVNRHRHEVELFAERHVAGSLALLEEWGRVKMELAPAGSVRGEVEGCAEALRLHGELGLSGVVVLVEGVVRGFALGERLNRETAVCHFEKGDNFMEGLYQLLDREFSRLLFTECTYLNREQDLGEEALRQAKLSYHPVELLAKYRVRRR, from the coding sequence ATGGAGATTCCGCAATATCCCGGCTCGCGGGGCATCACGCTTGAAGACAAATCCCTCCTGGACCGGCTTTTTTCCGAGCTGCAGCCGCGCGTCTCGGAACTCACCTTCGCAAACCTTTACCTTTTCCGCAAGGCGCACGAATATCGCCTGACCAGAGTGGGGGACGCCGTCCTCGCGCTCGGGCGGGGCTACGACGGCACCCCCTACTTCCTTCCACCTTTCGGCGGCGACGTCAACGCGGCCGCCCTGAAGCTCCTCGATGAAGGGATCACGCTTTACGGCGCAGACGACGCTTTTCTCGCGCGCCACCTCCCATCGGAGCGCTTCGAGGCGGTGCCGGACCGCAACAATTTCGACTACCTTCACGTGAAAGAGGAGATGGCGCAGCTAAGCGGGAAGCTCTACCACAAGAAAAAGAACCGGGTGAACTACTTCGTGAACCGGCACCGCCACGAGGTGGAGCTCTTCGCGGAGCGGCACGTGGCGGGATCACTCGCGCTTCTCGAGGAGTGGGGGAGGGTGAAGATGGAGCTTGCCCCCGCCGGGTCGGTGCGGGGCGAGGTCGAGGGGTGCGCGGAGGCGCTCAGGCTGCATGGTGAGCTGGGGCTTTCCGGGGTCGTGGTGCTGGTGGAAGGGGTGGTGCGGGGTTTTGCCCTCGGTGAGCGGCTGAACCGGGAGACGGCGGTGTGTCACTTCGAGAAGGGAGACAACTTCATGGAGGGGCTGTACCAGCTCCTGGACCGGGAGTTCTCCCGCCTGTTGTTCACCGAATGCACCTATCTGAACCGCGAGCAGGATTTGGGGGAGGAGGCGCTCAGGCAGGCGAAGCTCTCCTACCACCCGGTGGAGCTCCTCGCGAAGTACCGGGTGCGGAGGCGGTAA
- the mnmH gene encoding tRNA 2-selenouridine(34) synthase MnmH — METTPFNEELIDTHLIVDVRTPLEYVEDHIPGAINVPLLTDEERVEIGILHKEDGPHAARRRGLELTAHRFPAMVQEIADAAAGRPVLVYCWRGGLRSKTVTVILDLAGFKATQLIGGYKSFRHVVGEYFTPFTPKAPLVVLHGMTGIGKTTLLQRLKERGRSTLDLEGLACHRGSAFGQLGLNQDLTQKRFETILWDACRRAPEGEPLILEGESERIGRVSLPGDFYQKMAQGIRVWCHASLETRVARLIEEYGLPEYKEEMATALQRIRKKLGGKRCDELGENLERWEMEEFMKGLVIDYYDKVYYKNRTWEADFDLCMEDFDQAAQELEERLAARTT, encoded by the coding sequence GTGGAAACAACGCCGTTTAACGAAGAACTTATCGATACCCACCTGATAGTCGACGTCCGCACTCCTCTAGAATATGTAGAGGACCACATCCCCGGAGCCATCAACGTTCCGCTGCTCACCGACGAGGAGCGGGTCGAGATCGGCATCCTGCACAAAGAGGACGGCCCCCACGCGGCGCGCCGCCGCGGCCTGGAACTCACCGCGCACCGCTTCCCGGCCATGGTGCAGGAGATCGCGGACGCCGCGGCAGGACGCCCCGTCCTCGTCTACTGCTGGCGCGGCGGCCTGCGCAGCAAGACCGTCACCGTCATCCTCGACCTCGCCGGCTTCAAGGCGACCCAGTTGATCGGCGGCTACAAGAGCTTCCGCCACGTGGTCGGCGAGTACTTCACCCCCTTCACGCCCAAGGCGCCGCTCGTCGTCCTGCACGGCATGACCGGCATCGGCAAGACCACCCTTTTGCAGCGCCTTAAAGAGCGCGGCCGCTCCACGCTCGACCTCGAGGGACTCGCCTGCCACCGCGGCTCGGCCTTTGGCCAGCTTGGGCTAAACCAGGACCTCACCCAGAAACGCTTCGAGACCATCCTCTGGGATGCCTGCCGCAGGGCGCCCGAAGGGGAGCCGCTCATCCTCGAGGGGGAGAGCGAGCGGATCGGGCGCGTTTCGCTCCCGGGCGACTTCTATCAGAAGATGGCGCAGGGGATCAGGGTGTGGTGCCATGCCTCGCTGGAAACCCGCGTCGCGCGTCTGATCGAAGAGTACGGCCTTCCCGAGTACAAGGAGGAAATGGCGACGGCGCTGCAGCGCATCAGGAAAAAGCTTGGGGGCAAGCGCTGCGATGAGCTCGGCGAGAATCTGGAGCGCTGGGAAATGGAAGAATTCATGAAGGGGTTGGTGATCGACTACTACGACAAGGTCTATTACAAAAACCGCACATGGGAGGCCGACTTCGACCTCTGCATGGAGGACTTCGACCAGGCGGCGCAGGAGCTGGAAGAACGCCTGGCGGCGCGGACGACGTAG